One window from the genome of Microbulbifer sp. ALW1 encodes:
- the rimM gene encoding ribosome maturation factor RimM (Essential for efficient processing of 16S rRNA), whose product MTEHSVVSEDLVTVGRITAVYGIRGWLKVHSFTEPMENILQFSQWWLQDAKSAGQWQSLDIDGGKRHGKGLIVHIKGVDDRDIAAQFCQRDIAVVRSEMPQLDEGEYYWHQLQGLQVVSQFEGREHRFGEVVRLMETGANDVMVVRGGDDGRERLIPYLPGEFITDVDLEAGVITVDWDPEF is encoded by the coding sequence GTGACTGAACATTCGGTTGTTAGCGAAGATTTAGTCACCGTAGGGCGTATTACCGCGGTTTACGGGATCCGTGGCTGGTTGAAGGTGCACTCCTTTACCGAGCCCATGGAAAACATTCTGCAGTTTTCCCAGTGGTGGCTGCAGGACGCAAAGTCAGCCGGTCAGTGGCAGTCTCTCGATATCGATGGCGGCAAGCGCCACGGCAAAGGCCTCATCGTACATATCAAAGGAGTGGATGACCGCGACATCGCGGCCCAGTTCTGCCAGAGAGATATCGCCGTTGTCCGCAGCGAAATGCCGCAGCTGGATGAAGGTGAGTACTACTGGCACCAGTTGCAGGGGTTGCAGGTGGTGAGCCAGTTTGAAGGTCGCGAACATCGCTTCGGCGAGGTGGTGCGGCTGATGGAGACCGGAGCCAACGACGTAATGGTGGTTCGCGGTGGGGATGATGGGCGCGAGCGCCTGATTCCATACCTGCCTGGCGAATTCATTACCGACGTGGATCTGGAGGCCGGCGTAATTACCGTCGATTGGGACCCAGAGTTCTGA
- the trmD gene encoding tRNA (guanosine(37)-N1)-methyltransferase TrmD — protein MAAKRVALVSIFPEMFAALTDYGISGRAVKDGLLEVRCWNPRDFTSDRHRTVDDRPYGGGPGMVMLPEPLSQALTEARSWAGETGPVRSIYLSPQGRQLDQGGVEHLSESGNLVLLAGRYEGVDERIVESLIDEEWSIGDYVLSGGELAAMVMVDAITRLIPGALGHDQSAVEDSFAQGLLDCPHYTRPEDYRGKKVPEVLLSGNHERIRRWRLKQALGRTQQRRPDLLEKLALSPEQAKLLDEFLQELPPGEQN, from the coding sequence ATGGCGGCCAAGCGCGTGGCGCTGGTGAGTATCTTTCCGGAGATGTTCGCCGCACTGACCGACTACGGTATCAGTGGGCGGGCGGTGAAAGATGGTTTGCTTGAAGTGCGCTGCTGGAATCCCCGGGATTTTACCAGCGACAGGCATCGCACCGTGGACGACCGCCCCTATGGTGGTGGTCCGGGCATGGTGATGTTGCCGGAACCGCTATCGCAGGCACTTACCGAGGCGCGTAGCTGGGCCGGAGAGACCGGTCCAGTAAGATCCATTTATCTGTCCCCCCAGGGGCGGCAGCTGGATCAGGGCGGTGTGGAGCATCTATCCGAGAGTGGGAACCTGGTCTTGCTGGCCGGTCGCTACGAAGGGGTGGATGAGCGCATCGTCGAGTCGCTGATCGATGAGGAATGGTCGATAGGTGATTATGTTCTGAGTGGCGGTGAGTTGGCGGCGATGGTGATGGTAGATGCGATCACCCGCTTGATACCCGGCGCTCTGGGGCACGACCAGTCTGCGGTGGAGGACTCCTTCGCCCAGGGATTGCTGGACTGCCCGCATTACACGCGCCCTGAAGATTATCGGGGCAAAAAGGTTCCGGAGGTTTTGCTTTCCGGAAACCACGAAAGAATACGCCGCTGGCGTCTCAAGCAAGCCTTGGGGCGCACGCAACAGCGCCGGCCTGATCTGCTTGAAAAGCTGGCGCTGAGCCCGGAGCAGGCAAAACTGCTGGACGAGTTCCTGCAGGAATTGCCGCCGGGAGAGCAGAATTAA
- the rplS gene encoding 50S ribosomal protein L19, with protein MTNKIIQQLENEQLKAEMPEFAPGDTIVVQVKVKEGNRERLQAFEGVVIGKRNRGLNSSFTVRKISHGVGVERTFQTHSPLVDSLTVKRRGDVRQAKLYYLRNLTGKAARIKEKLG; from the coding sequence ATGACCAACAAAATCATCCAGCAGCTGGAAAATGAACAGCTGAAAGCCGAAATGCCTGAGTTTGCCCCGGGCGACACCATTGTCGTTCAGGTAAAGGTAAAAGAAGGTAACCGCGAGCGTCTGCAGGCGTTTGAAGGTGTGGTAATTGGCAAGCGCAATCGCGGCCTGAACTCCTCTTTCACCGTGCGCAAAATCTCTCACGGCGTTGGCGTAGAGCGTACTTTCCAGACCCACAGCCCGCTGGTAGACAGCCTGACTGTTAAGCGTCGTGGTGACGTTCGTCAAGCCAAACTGTACTACCTGCGCAACCTGACTGGTAAAGCAGCGCGTATTAAAGAAAAACTCGGCTGA
- the xerD gene encoding site-specific tyrosine recombinase XerD, which produces MKGSQDSVLPQEAQQQIAAWLDLLWAEQGISDHTRAAYGRDLKAFAVFCEGVGKPLCQIAREDILDYLGQRHAGGHSARSSARALAALRSFYRHCLRQRLIEYDPVALIDNPKLPKPLPKSLSEADVEALLAAPDTEAAIGLRDRAMLELLYACGLRVSELVELRISQLNLRQGVVRVFGKGRKERLVPMGRAAERWLQRYLTVARPELLAMGESDACFPGRGGNPMTRQTFWYRIKHWAQVAAIDKPLSPHTLRHAFATHLLNHGADLRVVQLLLGHSDLSTTQIYTAVAQARLQSLHGEHHPRG; this is translated from the coding sequence ATGAAAGGTTCCCAGGACTCAGTACTTCCACAGGAGGCCCAGCAGCAAATCGCTGCCTGGCTGGATTTGCTGTGGGCGGAGCAGGGCATCAGCGACCATACCCGTGCAGCTTACGGGCGGGACCTGAAGGCGTTCGCGGTATTTTGTGAGGGGGTCGGCAAGCCTCTGTGCCAGATTGCGCGCGAGGACATTCTGGATTATCTGGGGCAGCGCCATGCCGGCGGCCATTCCGCCCGCTCCAGTGCCAGGGCGCTCGCGGCGTTGCGCAGCTTCTACCGGCACTGTTTGCGCCAGAGGTTGATTGAGTATGACCCGGTGGCCCTGATTGATAATCCCAAGTTGCCCAAGCCGTTACCCAAGTCGTTGTCTGAGGCGGATGTGGAGGCGCTGCTGGCGGCGCCGGATACCGAGGCGGCTATCGGGCTGCGCGACCGGGCGATGCTCGAGCTGCTCTATGCCTGCGGGCTCAGGGTCAGTGAACTGGTGGAGTTGCGCATCTCGCAGCTCAACTTGCGTCAGGGGGTGGTGCGGGTATTTGGCAAGGGGCGCAAGGAGCGGTTAGTGCCCATGGGGCGGGCTGCCGAGCGCTGGTTACAGCGCTATTTGACGGTGGCGCGTCCGGAGTTGCTGGCAATGGGAGAGAGTGATGCCTGTTTTCCCGGCCGCGGTGGCAACCCGATGACCCGTCAGACCTTCTGGTATCGAATCAAGCATTGGGCGCAGGTGGCGGCGATTGATAAGCCGCTGTCACCGCATACGCTGCGCCACGCATTTGCGACACATCTGCTGAATCATGGTGCCGATTTGCGTGTGGTCCAGCTGTTGCTGGGGCATTCGGATCTTTCCACTACCCAGATCTATACGGCGGTGGCACAGGCGCGGCTGCAGTCCCTTCATGGGGAGCATCATCCACGTGGTTGA
- the ffh gene encoding signal recognition particle protein produces the protein MFDNLSDRLSSALKKVTGKARLTDDNIRDTLREVRKALLEADVALPVVKDFVQQVRTAAVGQKVSKALNPGQQFVKIVQDELVKVMGEAATPLNLAVQPPAVILMAGLQGAGKTTSVAKLSKYLQEREKKKVMVVSADVYRPAAIKQLETLAGEVGAIFHPSQPDQKPVDIARDAVEAARKQFADVLIVDTAGRLHIDDELMDEIRELHSELNPAETLFVIDAMIGQDAVNTASAFNDALPLTGVVLTKADGDARGGAALSVRHVTGKPIKFIGVGEKTDALETFHPDRIASRILGMGDILSLIEQAEQTIDKAKAEKLVKKVQKGKGFDLEDLRDQLQQMQNMGGLGALMDKMPGMGGLAQAAQQADMGKEFRRMDALIGSMTPEERRNPDILSGSRKRRITAGSGTQIQDLNRLLKQHKQMGKMMKKLKGGGMSKMMRGLGGLPGMGGGAGGAGGMGGLGGMPGGLPPGFRKK, from the coding sequence ATGTTCGATAACCTGAGCGACCGTTTGTCGTCTGCATTGAAGAAAGTCACGGGTAAGGCTCGTCTGACGGATGACAATATCCGCGACACCCTGCGCGAAGTGCGCAAGGCGCTGCTGGAGGCGGATGTGGCCCTGCCGGTAGTGAAGGACTTTGTCCAGCAGGTGCGCACTGCGGCAGTGGGGCAGAAGGTCAGCAAGGCGCTGAACCCCGGGCAGCAGTTCGTCAAAATCGTGCAGGATGAGCTGGTCAAGGTGATGGGCGAGGCGGCGACGCCGCTGAACCTGGCGGTGCAACCGCCCGCGGTGATCCTGATGGCGGGCCTGCAGGGTGCCGGTAAAACCACCAGTGTGGCCAAGCTCTCCAAATACCTGCAGGAGCGTGAAAAGAAAAAGGTAATGGTGGTCAGTGCGGACGTCTACCGGCCGGCGGCGATCAAACAGCTGGAAACCCTGGCGGGCGAGGTGGGCGCAATTTTCCATCCGTCGCAGCCGGACCAGAAGCCAGTGGATATCGCCCGTGACGCCGTCGAGGCAGCGCGCAAACAGTTTGCCGATGTGCTGATCGTCGATACCGCGGGTCGCCTGCATATTGATGACGAGCTGATGGATGAGATTCGCGAACTCCACAGTGAGCTGAATCCGGCGGAAACCCTGTTCGTGATTGACGCCATGATCGGTCAGGACGCGGTAAATACCGCCAGCGCGTTTAATGACGCCCTGCCGCTGACCGGCGTAGTGCTGACCAAGGCGGATGGTGATGCCCGTGGTGGTGCCGCGCTGTCGGTGCGTCATGTGACCGGCAAGCCGATTAAATTCATTGGTGTTGGTGAAAAAACCGATGCCCTGGAAACCTTCCATCCGGATCGTATCGCCTCCCGGATCCTCGGCATGGGCGATATCCTCTCCCTGATTGAGCAGGCCGAGCAGACCATCGACAAGGCCAAGGCCGAAAAGCTGGTCAAGAAGGTGCAGAAGGGTAAGGGTTTCGATCTGGAGGATCTGCGCGACCAGCTGCAGCAGATGCAGAATATGGGTGGCCTTGGCGCCCTGATGGACAAGATGCCCGGCATGGGCGGCCTGGCGCAGGCGGCGCAACAGGCGGATATGGGCAAGGAGTTCCGCCGTATGGACGCCCTGATCGGTTCCATGACTCCGGAAGAGCGCCGCAACCCGGATATTCTCAGTGGTTCTCGCAAGCGCCGTATTACCGCGGGTTCCGGCACCCAGATCCAGGATCTGAACCGCCTGCTCAAGCAGCACAAGCAGATGGGCAAAATGATGAAAAAGCTCAAGGGTGGCGGCATGAGCAAAATGATGCGCGGTCTCGGCGGCCTGCCTGGTATGGGTGGCGGTGCCGGTGGTGCCGGTGGCATGGGCGGGCTGGGCGGTATGCCTGGCGGCCTGCCGCCGGGCTTCCGCAAGAAGTAA
- the rpsP gene encoding 30S ribosomal protein S16, protein MVTIRLARGGAKKRPFYHLTVTDSRKSRDGRFIERVGFFNPVARGQEERLRVDRERVEFWVGQGAQLSDRVSKLLKESA, encoded by the coding sequence ATGGTAACCATTCGTTTGGCTCGTGGCGGTGCGAAGAAGCGCCCTTTTTATCACCTGACTGTTACTGACAGCCGCAAATCCCGCGACGGTCGTTTCATTGAGCGTGTTGGCTTCTTCAACCCGGTTGCCCGCGGTCAAGAAGAGCGTCTGCGCGTTGATCGCGAGCGCGTTGAGTTCTGGGTAGGTCAAGGCGCTCAGCTGTCTGATCGCGTCAGCAAGCTGCTGAAAGAATCTGCCTGA